A portion of the Pectobacterium brasiliense genome contains these proteins:
- a CDS encoding Rpn family recombination-promoting nuclease/putative transposase — translation MQPHDAIFKQFLSDIDIARDFLAAHLPSAIQQQCDFSTLQLESASFIENTLRSRLSDMLYSLQTRSGSGYIYCVIEHQSRPDKLMAFRLLRYCLDAMQQHLSQGHQSLPVVIPLLFYHGKRSPYPYSMQWLDHFTDPPLAAQVYHHAFPLIDLTVIPDEEIKTHRRAALLELVQKHIRTRDMLELAHDIGLLFEHWNLSLPLRHALLLYVATVGNTSDIDRFIDSVAEPLSTHKEDTMTIAQQLHQRGFEQGMQAGMQEGMKSSALNIARQLLQNKMEQELVQRVTQLSDEEMAQLLRSEQK, via the coding sequence ATGCAACCTCACGATGCCATCTTCAAACAGTTCTTAAGCGATATTGATATCGCCAGAGATTTTCTTGCCGCCCATTTACCATCCGCTATTCAGCAACAGTGCGATTTCAGTACATTGCAGTTAGAGTCTGCATCGTTTATCGAAAACACATTACGCTCGCGTCTGTCAGACATGTTGTACTCACTGCAAACTCGCTCTGGTTCTGGGTATATCTATTGCGTCATAGAGCATCAAAGTCGCCCTGACAAGCTCATGGCTTTCCGGTTATTACGCTATTGCCTTGATGCGATGCAGCAGCATTTATCACAGGGTCATCAGTCGTTACCCGTGGTTATTCCACTCCTGTTCTATCACGGCAAACGTAGTCCTTATCCGTATAGTATGCAGTGGCTGGATCATTTCACCGATCCACCGCTGGCAGCACAGGTTTACCATCATGCCTTTCCGCTGATAGACCTAACCGTTATTCCAGATGAAGAGATCAAAACGCACCGCCGTGCCGCACTACTGGAACTCGTACAGAAACACATCAGAACACGGGATATGCTGGAATTGGCGCACGACATCGGGCTATTATTTGAACACTGGAACCTGTCTTTGCCACTGCGGCACGCATTATTACTGTACGTCGCGACAGTGGGTAATACATCTGACATAGACAGGTTCATTGATTCAGTGGCTGAGCCCCTGTCAACGCATAAGGAGGACACAATGACCATTGCACAACAATTACACCAAAGGGGATTTGAGCAGGGGATGCAGGCAGGTATGCAAGAAGGGATGAAATCTAGCGCGCTAAACATCGCCCGCCAGTTACTGCAAAACAAGATGGAGCAGGAGCTAGTCCAGCGCGTTACCCAACTGTCCGATGAAGAAATGGCGCAGTTGCTCCGCAGCGAGCAGAAATAG